From the genome of Symphalangus syndactylus isolate Jambi chromosome 13, NHGRI_mSymSyn1-v2.1_pri, whole genome shotgun sequence:
ATTTCTGTATAAATGGATTCACACTCTAAATATCCTGCTAtgacttgttttctttctttaacagTATGAAtaattggctgggcgtgatggctcatatGTGTAATCCTAgaacgttgggaggccaaggcagcagatcacctgaggtcaggagttccagaccagcctgggcaacatggtgaaaccatctccactaaaaatgcaaaaattagccaggcatggtggtgggcgcctgtaatcccagttactcgggagattgaggcaggagaatcacttgaacctggggggtggaggttgcagtgagccgagatcgcaccattgcactccagcctgggcgacagagtgagactccatcttaaaaaaaaaaaaaaaaaaatatatatatatatatatatatatatataaaattattttgttctggaggttatattttgttttactgtgaCATTAGTAAAGACACAGCTAGCACAGAAGTCAATGGTTTCATGAATATTATTACATTAaatctttacattaaaaatatgaattggggtcaggcgcagtggctcacacctgtaatcccatcactttgggaggctgaggcagacggatacctgaggtcaggagttcaagaccagcctggccaacatggtgataccctgtctctacaaaaatacaaaaattagccaggcatgatggcaggtgcctgtaatcccagctactcaggaggctaaggcgggagaatcacttgaacctgggaggcagaggttgcagtgagccaagattgagcctatatatatatatatagatacacacatgagttggagctgggtgcggtggttcacaccggtaatcccagcactttgagagccaaggcaggtgggtcacttgaggtcaggagttggagaccagcctggtcaacatggtgaaatcctgactctactaaaaatacaaaaattagccaggtgtggtggctcatgcctgtaaccccagctactcaggatgctgaggcataagaattgcttgaacctgggagatggaggttgcagtgagccaagattgtgccactgcaccccagcctgggtgacagagtgagactctgtctcaaaaaaaaaaaaaaaatctacatatatatgtatgcgtgtgtgtgtgtgtgtgtgtatatatatataaaacaagcacaGAAGTCAATGATTTAATGAATATTATTAAGTTAaatctttacattaaaaatataagttgaGTTTTGCATACACCACCACTGCCTCCAGGGGCCCCACACTATCAGCCATGGTCAACCCCACCAAGTTCTCCAATGATCCCTTGGGCCGCATCTCCATCCAGCTGTTTGCAGACAAGTTTCCAAAGACAGCAGAAAATGTTGGTGCTCTGAGCATTGGAGAGAAAGGATTTGGTTATAAGTGTTCCtgctttcacagaattattccaggGTTTATGTGTCACGGTGGTGACTTCACACACCATAATGGCATTGGTGGCAAGTCCATCTATGGGGAGAAATTTGATGATGAGAACTTCATCCTGAAGCAGACAGGTTCTGGCATCTTGTCCAAGGCAAATGCTGGACCCAACACAAACGGTTCCCAGTTTTTCATCTGCAGTGCCAAGAGTGAGTGGTTGGATGGCGGGCATGTGGTCTTTGGCAAGGTGAAAGAAGGCATGAATATTGTGGAGGACATGGAGGGTTTTGGGTCCAGGAATGGCAAGACAAACAAGAAGATCACCATTGCTGACTGTGGACAACTCTAATAAGCTTGAATTgtgttcgttttgttttgtttttgagacagtttcactcttgctgtccaggctagagtgcaatgtcacaatctcagctcactgcaacctccacctcccaggttcaagtgattctactccctcagcatcctgaggagctgggattacagatgagcaccaccacacctggctaatttttgtatttgtagtagagacggggtttcaccatgttggccaggctggtcttgagctcctgacctcaggtgatccacccacctcggcttcccaaagtgctggcattacaggcatgtgccactgtgcccagtcgaCTTGTGTTTTATCTTAACCTCGAGACCATTCCTTCTGTAGCTCCGGAGAGCACTCCTCCACCCCATTTGCTGACAATATCCTATAATCTTTGTGCTCTCACAAAGAAAAGCAGTTCCTTTTAAGCTCCAAGTTTTCCTTATTCCCTTCCatgcctagctggattgcagagtcaagtttatgattatgaaataaaaactaaataatgaaaacaaaaaatacgagttgatttaaataaaaataccaagTAAATATTAGTATAGGCGGCAAGCGGATACggcaaaaaaatcaataaaattcgAATGCAAATAgctaaaattcaggaaatatggtTTTAATAAAAACAGATAGAAGctgtggcatgtgcttgtagtcccagctgacgcccaggagggaggagggcttgagcccggaagttcagggccagcctgggcaacagggccagcctgggaaacatagtgagaggtcatctcaacaacaaaaatgaaaaaaatcaacaacaacaaaaataaacacagataCATCTAAAATTGCTCTGGATCTTTGGAACAGGTCTGCTCTGATGTGGTGCTTTGTGGGCCTGGGTACCCTGGCACAAGCCCTTTCTGGGCACAAGGAGAAGCTGATGAGATTCATGCTCATGCCAGCTTGCTCCAGGCCACTTTAAGCCACTAGCACCATGGCCTCGtgcctccctagtctctgttccctcCCTGGGATTTCCCCCAGGCTTGACTCTTCTCCCAATTCCTCTGTGCATGGCCTGAACTTGCCCTTGCAACTTGGCATGGATCAAGCCAGCTTCCTAGTTTCTGCCCCCCCACCAGCTCCATTCACCCTTGGGTACTGGCCTCACTTCATCACCTCTTTCTGTATCTACACCCTTTACCACATTACTTTGCAGTGCCCTCTCAGTGTGACTCTGGGCTGGCCATGAGACCTGTGTTGACCAACAGAACCAGGCTGAAGTGACAGTGCACCAGTTCCAGAGGCCCTGAGTGTCTCTATGCCATCTTGTGCATTTTTGCCATCTCTAAGAGAAGGACAAAATCAGCAGGTCCTAGGACGAGGGTGAAATATGTGGAGCAGAGCTGCCTCAGCCAAGCCTCCAACCTCCAGCAGCACTCCAGCCCTCCACAAACTCATGAAAAATAAgacattattgttttttttcagcCATTGAGCTTTGGAGTGTCCATGTATTGGTTAgctgttgctgtgtaacaaatacaCAAAGCAGCAGCCCCTGGTCCCCACCCCTGTTCAGTGACTGCTGTACCcacacacagagtagaaaattCTTGCACAAGTGGGATCTAGCATTTTCCCACTTTCATAACCATGCCCCGTGGCGTCGCCACTGATATTGCCCTGCCTAGCACTGGGAAGAGGAGGTAGTGAGGGCAAATGGAGCCCCTTTTGCCCAGTCCAGGGAGCAATAGGCAGCTGTCACCCACAAACAACTTGGTTCCCACAATCTACTTCCCAGAACACAGTCCTGCCTAGCTGGGACTGGAGGTAGGATACAATATAAAGGTTTATTCCAGCCCCAGGGTGCTGGGTGAGGCCTGGGGATGTGTCCCTGCCCACAAGACAGAACTGGAATCTTCATGTCCGCCAGATTCTGGGCCTCTCTCCTATGTCACAGATGGGAATTCTTTCCACATTATTCCCAGTGGACCTTCTCACTCTTTTCCAGGCTCCTTGGGGGTCGCTGCCTTGATGATAACATGGTCTTCCCTTTGAGGAAGCCACGTTTCTAAGAGGGCTCTGGCGTATGCATTGGTGAGTTGAAGCTTGACTGTGTTATAACTTCTCTGCTGTTAGTGTGGGGTTTGAGGGTTTTTACTTTAACCACATGGATTAGTCAGAGAAACAGAATGAACAGGATACAGATGGAGCTGTAGACATAGCTATAGACCTAGAAGAGGGGACTTATAATGGAGATTGGCCTGAGTGATTGGGAGCCTAAGAAGTCCCACAGTATGTTGTCTGCAGGTTGAAGAGCCAGGGAAGCTGATGGTATCATTCAGTTTGAGCCTGAAGTTCTGAGAACCAGGAGCTTCGATGTCccagggcaggagaaggtggaGGTCCCAGGTCCAGAAGAGAGTGAACTTGcttttcctctgtctttttgtTCAATTTGGGCCCTCAGTGGATTGAATGTTGCCCACCTACATTGGTGAGGGCAGATATTTTTTACTCGGTCTACTGATTTGGGTACCAATCTCTCTGAAAACACCCTCCCAGatgcacccagaaataatgttgcaCCTGCTATCTGGGTatcccttaacccagtcaagctgacacctAGAAGTAACCATCACACCACACTTTCACAAACACCTGGGTGCTTGTGGACTCGCCTTTTACAATGGTTTTACCAGCCTCCTCCACAAGCACAGGCAGTCAGTTTTAAGGACAGGAGCCCCCCACTATTGCGTGGTGTACTGGCGATCTAAACAAACACGTGCATTATAGGgggtttctgtcatttttttagtCACTTCACTTTCATCCCTGGTCCTCACGACCCCTTGATTTCTTTCTGAGGaattccctccctcccactgTGAGAACAGAGGGGCCAGGTCCTCCATCTGTCTCCCAGCTCTAGGAGAGCCAGGGGTTGAGCCCCAGGCCAGAGCTCAGCCAATCAGAGGCTGTCCTGTGAGCAAGTGATACCGGGACTGATGGGATGGCTGGAGTGTGTGTTGCACAGATGCAACAGCAGCACGCTGACCAGACCATGCCCCTGTGAGAGCCAGGGTGGGGCTCCACTGCTCGCTAGGGCTCCCAGGAGCTCTGCCTGCCCTCAGCTTCCTGTCCAGGCTCTCTGCACcccctctcattttttttttaatttttaaattttttttagatgaagtctcgcttcattgcccaagctggagtgcaacagtgtgatctcggctcactgcaacctccgcctcctggattcaagtggttctcctgcctcagcctcccaagtagctgggatcacaggcatgcaccaccacgcccggctaatttttgtatttttagtagagacggggtttcaccatgttggccaggctggtctcgaactactgaccttaggtgatccccctgccttggcctcccaaagtgctgggattacaggtgtgagccaccacacctggctgcaccCTCTCTTGTTGATCCTTCTTGCTTGGTTAGGCAGAGACAGCCTCCAGTTCTTGCAGCTACAAGGCCCGCACGTGAAGGACAAAATGTTTCAGTTAATAATGTTTTCATGTGTGTAagtcctgtttttgttttccagttgaattgaaagttccttttgggCAGGAACTCTTTATTCCCTTTGTCCTGGGTCTAGTACTTGGCATGCAATAGATTCTAGGGCAGAGCTGGAGGCAGGGGGAGGCTGCCTAGAGCCAGAGGGCTTGTGTGTGAGGTCTGCCCCTGCACTCACTCACTGTGGGACCTTGGCTGAGTCCTGCGGCATTTTCAGTCTAGACATTGCATCAATTAAACAGGTGTGATGCTTATAATGATCACCCTCCTTCTCGGCCTCAGGGCCTCTGTGAGGTTTTAATGAATGAAGGCTGAAGAAACTCCACAGAGATGGTGACTTGCCCCCAGCACAGCTCTTGCCCTCAAGGAAGAGACACTCGAGCAAACAGGCAACTGGAAACAGGATGGCTTCGTGGGCTTATGTGACTTACACAGGGCCCTGCACTCAGAAGAATCACGTACTGACTTAGGCTCTGCagctgccatcttgaaattcttaataacttTTGAACGGTATTGGGGGTGGCATTGGCGGGGACGGTCCAcactttcattttgcactgggcacCACAAATTATGTAGCCGGCTCTGATTAAAATGCTACAAGAACTAACATGAGACTGGACACAGAAACCAGACCCCAGAGCACATACCATATGGGTCCATTGGTATGAAGTTTAAAAACAGGTGGCACTAGTCTAAAGGATTGGAAATtggaatagtggttaccagggctgggggaggaagggaTGGTGGACAGTGAACAAAAGGACCTTGGAGGGCTCCTGGGGTAATAGGAATCaatgtatctttctttctttctctctctctttctttccttctttctttctttctttctttctttctttctttctttctttctttcttctttctttttctttctttccttcttccttccttccttcctctctctctttctgtctttctttttgtttttatttcaataggtttttggggaacaagtggtgtttggttacatgaataagttctttagcagtgat
Proteins encoded in this window:
- the LOC129460498 gene encoding peptidyl-prolyl cis-trans isomerase A-like produces the protein MVNPTKFSNDPLGRISIQLFADKFPKTAENVGALSIGEKGFGYKCSCFHRIIPGFMCHGGDFTHHNGIGGKSIYGEKFDDENFILKQTGSGILSKANAGPNTNGSQFFICSAKSEWLDGGHVVFGKVKEGMNIVEDMEGFGSRNGKTNKKITIADCGQL